AGGCGCTGGGCGCGCAAGGGGTCCGGGTGCTGGTGTCGGACCTCGACGAGGCGGGCGCGCGCGCGGTGGCCGGGCGCATCCCCAACGCCATCGCGCAGCGGGCCGACGTGTCCTCGCGCGAGGAGTGCCGGGCCCTGGTGGAGCGGGCGCAGAAGGAGTGGGGCCGGCTCGACATCCTGGTGAACAACGCGGGGCTCCAGCACGTGTCCCCCGTGGAGGAGTTCCCCGAGGACAAGTGGGAGCTGATGATCCGCATCATGCTCGTGGGGCCCTTCCTGCTCACCCGCTACGCCCTGCCCCTCATGTACGCGCGCAAGTGGGGCCGCATCCTCAACATCTCCTCGCTGCACGGCGTGGTCGCCTCGCCGTACAAGTCCGCCTACATCTCCGCCAAGCACGGGCTCATGGGGCTCACGAAGACGGTGGCCCTGGAGGCCGCGGACAAGGGCGTGACGGTCAACGCCCTGTGCCCCAGCTACGTGCGCACCCCGCTCGTGGAGAAGCAGATCGCCGACCAGGCCCGCGTCAACCACATGAGCGAGACGGACGTCATCGAGAAGATCATGCTCGCTCCCGCCGCCGTCAAACGGCTCCTGGAGCCCTCGGAGGTGGCCGCCTACGCCACCTTCCTGTGCTCGGACGCGGCGAGCGGCATCACCGGCGCCGCCCAGATGATGGACTGCGGGTGGACGGCGCGATGACGGACTCCAGCATGGGCTTTGGCGTCAACGTGGACCCGGGCGAGGTGGGCCTGGACGCGCGGCGGCTGCGGCGCATCGACACGCACTTCAGCCGCTACGTCGACGACGGGCGGCTCGCCGGCTGGCAGGTGATGGTGTCTCGCCGCGGCAAGGTCGCGCACCTGACGTCCCACGGGCTCGCCGACAAGGAGGCGGGCGTGCCGGTGCGCACGGACACCCTCTGGCGCATCTACTCCATGACGAAGCCCCTCACCTCCGTCGCGGCGATGATGCTCTGGGAGGAAGGCGCCTTCGAGCTGTCCGATCCCGTCAGCCGCTGGCTGCCCGAGTTCGCCGAGCCGCGCGTCTACACCGGAGGCCCCGCGGCCAAACCCGTCACCGTGCCCGCGACGGAGCCCATCCGCGTGTGGCACCTGCTCACCCATACCGCGGGGCTGACGTACGGCTTCCACCGCACGCACGTCACCGACGAGCTCTACCGGGTCGCGGAAGCCGAGATGGGCAGCGCCGATCTCGCCACGCGCGTGCGCGGGTGGGCGAAGCTGCCGCTCGCGTTCCAGCCCGGGGCGGAGTGGAACTACTCGGTGGCCACGGACGTGCTCGGCCGGTTCGTCGAGGTCGTCTCCGGCCAGTCGCTCGACACCTTCTTCTCCGAGCGCATCCTCGGGCCGCTCGGGATGACGGACACCGCCTTCTGGTGTCCCGAGGCCCAGCGGCATCGGCTGGCGGCGCTGTACACCCGCGCGCCCGGAGCCCCGGGCACCGCGCGCATCGACGCGATCGGCCAGGAGGTGATGCGGCCTCCGGTGTGGCTGTCGGGTGGAGGTGGGCTGGTGTCGACGACGCGCGACTACACGCGCTTCTCCTGGATGCTCCTGCGGGGCGGAGAGCTGGACGGCGTGCGCCTGCTGTCCCCGAGGACCGTGCGCTACATGACCCAGAACCACCTGCCGGGAAAAGCGGACCTGGCCACCTTTGGTCGGCCGCTGTTCGCCGAGACCCGGTTCGACGGAGTCGGCTTCGGGCTCGGCTTCGCCGTGGTCGACAATCCGGTGGCCTACCGCACGCCCACGAGCGTGGGCGAGTACCACTGGGGCGGCATGGCGAGCACCGCGTTCTGGGTCGATCCGGCCGAGCACCTGACCGTGGTCCTCATGACCCAGCTCA
Above is a window of Cystobacter fuscus DNA encoding:
- a CDS encoding 3-hydroxybutyrate dehydrogenase, encoding MGTLTDRCALVTGAASGIGQAIAEALGAQGVRVLVSDLDEAGARAVAGRIPNAIAQRADVSSREECRALVERAQKEWGRLDILVNNAGLQHVSPVEEFPEDKWELMIRIMLVGPFLLTRYALPLMYARKWGRILNISSLHGVVASPYKSAYISAKHGLMGLTKTVALEAADKGVTVNALCPSYVRTPLVEKQIADQARVNHMSETDVIEKIMLAPAAVKRLLEPSEVAAYATFLCSDAASGITGAAQMMDCGWTAR
- a CDS encoding serine hydrolase domain-containing protein, translating into MTDSSMGFGVNVDPGEVGLDARRLRRIDTHFSRYVDDGRLAGWQVMVSRRGKVAHLTSHGLADKEAGVPVRTDTLWRIYSMTKPLTSVAAMMLWEEGAFELSDPVSRWLPEFAEPRVYTGGPAAKPVTVPATEPIRVWHLLTHTAGLTYGFHRTHVTDELYRVAEAEMGSADLATRVRGWAKLPLAFQPGAEWNYSVATDVLGRFVEVVSGQSLDTFFSERILGPLGMTDTAFWCPEAQRHRLAALYTRAPGAPGTARIDAIGQEVMRPPVWLSGGGGLVSTTRDYTRFSWMLLRGGELDGVRLLSPRTVRYMTQNHLPGKADLATFGRPLFAETRFDGVGFGLGFAVVDNPVAYRTPTSVGEYHWGGMASTAFWVDPAEHLTVVLMTQLMPSSAYPLRSQLRQLVYQALVD